Proteins found in one Hevea brasiliensis isolate MT/VB/25A 57/8 chromosome 18, ASM3005281v1, whole genome shotgun sequence genomic segment:
- the LOC110647374 gene encoding 1-aminocyclopropane-1-carboxylate oxidase homolog 4: MAVNGGAHQDYNRLDEVKQFDDSKIGVKGLVDSGLTSLPRMFIHPKGALSDLKSVARTESQVIPTIDLSGVDSDRRPAIVEQVSNACRKLGFFQIMNHGLPLDVMNRTIAAVKGFHELPTEVKKQWYRRGINTGVAFFSNVDLYKAKAASWRDTIQVKLGPAPAEAEEIPEMCRNEIVEWIQQASQLAEILMELLCEGLGLNVGRLKEMTCLESKVLLGHYYPHCPQPDLTFGIPSHTDPGVLTLLLQDHIGGLQVKHGVEWVEVKPIPGALVVNIGDIFQILSNDEYKSVDHRVLANPSPGPRVSVAIFFTAGNRDRLYGPIPELVSPEKPALYRQFMLDDYMTRFFTKDLADKTLTDYYRT, encoded by the exons ATGGCCGTGAACGGAGGAGCCCATCAAGACTACAATCGTTTGGATGAGGTGAAACAATTCGATGATTCTAAAATCGGAGTTAAGGGCTTGGTTGACTCCGGCCTCACCTCCCTCCCCCGCATGTTTATCCACCCAAAGGGAGCACTTTCCGATCTCAAATCCGTTGCAAGAACCGAATCCCAAGTCATTCCAACCATTGACCTTTCAGGCGTTGATTCCGACAGGAGGCCGGCAATTGTGGAGCAGGTTTCGAATGCATGTCGGAAACTTGGGTTTTTTCAGATCATGAATCATGGGTTGCCGTTGGACGTTATGAACCGGACGATTGCTGCAGTTAAGGGGTTTCATGAGCTGCCGACGGAGGTCAAGAAGCAGTGGTATCGGAGGGGGATTAATACCGGAGTAGCCTTCTTTTCCAACGTTGACTTGTATAAAGCTAAAGCTGCTAGCTGGAG GGATACAATTCAGGTGAAGTTGGGTCCTGCGCCAGCTGAGGCTGAGGAGATCCCTGAGATGTGTAGGAATGAGATAGTCGAGTGGATTCAACAGGCTTCACAGCTCGCAGAGATCTTGATGGAGTTGCTGTGTGAAGGGTTGGGATTGAACGTGGGAAGATTGAAGGAAATGACATGTTTGGAATCCAAGGTACTTTTGGGTCATTATTATCCACACTGCCCTCAGCCTGATCTCACCTTTGGAATTCCATCGCATACCGATCCTGGGGTTTTGACACTACTGCTTCAGGACCATATTGGAGGCTTACAGGTTAAGCATGGTGTGGAATGGGTTGAAGTTAAACCTATTCCTGGAGCTCTTGTAGTTAACATTGGGGATATATTTCAG ATTCTGTCCAATGATGAATACAAAAGCGTAGATCATAGAGTGTTGGCTAATCCTTCACCCGGTCCTCGAGTTTCCGTCGCTATTTTCTTCACTGCTGGTAACAGAGACCGTTTGTATGGTCCCATTCCAGAACTAGTATCACCGGAAAAACCAGCCCTTTACCGGCAGTTTATGCTCGATGATTACATGACAAGGTTCTTCACAAAAGATTTGGCAGACAAGACCTTGACAGATTACTATAGGACTTAA
- the LOC110647385 gene encoding LOW QUALITY PROTEIN: 1-aminocyclopropane-1-carboxylate oxidase homolog 4 (The sequence of the model RefSeq protein was modified relative to this genomic sequence to represent the inferred CDS: substituted 2 bases at 2 genomic stop codons), with product MSTVSGQPYDRLKEIKQFEDSKLGVRGLLDSGITSIPRFFIHPSETLSDLKPTTRLQTYTTIPTIDISDQRSKVVEQVALACRELGFFQIVNHGIALEVVDRIIGAVKGFHEQPAEEKARCYCREMGSVVSFSSNYDLFRSKAACWRDSLLIRTRLPLPELEKIPDICRKEVMEWDGKIKPLGMFLMELLCEGLGLKSEKLEEITCLEGRALVENYYPCWPQPNCTFGNECHIDPGVLTVLLRDHIGGLQVKCGGDRQWVDVQPLPGALVINVFREILCCFLNXFPVASQMMSNGEYQSVEHRVLANSLQESXISVAAFFNPSGMDNWHGPFPGLLSPEEPALYKQFTLADFMKRLLLKDADGKSLTNYYKLQN from the exons ATGAGCACCGTTTCTGGTCAACCCTATGATCGTCTCAAAGAAATCAAACAATTTGAGGATTCGAAGCTGGGAGTGAGAGGCCTGCTTGACTCCGGTATCACCTCCATCCCTCGTTTCTTCATCCACCCATCTGAAACACTCTCCGATCTCAAACCCACCACCCGGCTCCAAACATACACCACCATCCCCACAATCGACATTTCTGATCAACGATCAAAGGTGGTCGAGCAAGTGGCACTTGCATGCAGGGAGTTGGGTTTTTTTCAGATTGTGAATCACGGGATCGCCCTGGAGGTTGTAGACCGTATAATCGGAGCAGTGAAGGGGTTCCATGAGCAACCGGCAGAGGAGAAGGCGCGGTGTTATTGTAGGGAAATGGGCAGCGTTGTATCTTTCTCGTCTAACTACGACTTGTTTCGTTCTAAAGCTGCTTGCTGGAGAGATTCACTGCTAATTAGGACCCGTCTCCCCTTGCCGGAGCTCGAGAAAATTCCTGATATATGTAGAAAAGAGGTGATGGAATGGGACGGAAAGATCAAACCACTAGGGATGTTCTTGATGGAGTTATTATGTGAAGGACTTGGATTGAAATCAGAAAAGCTCGAGGAAATTACTTGCTTGGAAGGGAGGGCCTTGGTGGAAAATTACTATCCCTGCTGGCCCCAACCCAATTGCACATTTGGGAATGAGTGCCACATAGATCCTGGTGTTTTGACGGTGTTGCTACGGGATCATATTGGTGGTTTACAAGTTAAATGTGGTGGTGATCGTCAATGGGTAGATGTTCAACCTCTTCCTGGTGCTCTTGTTATCAATGTTTTCAG AGAAATTCTTTGCTgttttttgaattaatttccGGTTGCTTCTCAGATGATGTCCAATGGAGAGTACCAAAGCGTAGAGCACAGGGTGTTGGCTAATTCATTGCAGGAATCATGAATTTCTGTTGCTGCTTTCTTCAACCCAAGTGGCATGGACAACTGGCATGGACCCTTCCCAGGGCTTTTATCGCCAGAGGAACCAGCTCTTTACAAGCAGTTCACTCTCGCAGACTTCATGAAAAGGTTGCTTTTAAAAGATGCAGATGGCAAATCGTTAACAAATTATTACAAGCTTCAAAATTAA